A region from the uncultured Macellibacteroides sp. genome encodes:
- a CDS encoding response regulator — protein sequence MNKQVLLVDDKPEIAKIIMLYLATYEIKYVENPIKAIAWLKEGNMPDLIISDLNMPEMSGEEFLRYIKTDEMFSHIPVLILSSVESSFNRVRLFEEGAEDFILKPFNPEELRVRVKRLLR from the coding sequence ATGAATAAACAAGTTCTATTGGTTGACGACAAGCCCGAAATTGCCAAGATAATTATGCTTTATCTGGCAACTTACGAAATTAAGTATGTTGAAAACCCAATTAAAGCTATTGCCTGGCTTAAAGAAGGAAATATGCCGGACCTAATTATTTCCGATCTCAATATGCCTGAAATGTCAGGAGAAGAATTTCTTCGCTACATAAAGACAGACGAAATGTTCAGTCATATCCCAGTACTTATACTTTCCAGTGTTGAAAGCAGTTTTAACAGGGTACGCCTCTTTGAAGAAGGAGCAGAAGACTTTATATTAAAGCCTTTTAATCCTGAAGAACTTCGGGTGCGAGTAAAAAGACTTTTAAGATAA